A region from the Brassica napus cultivar Da-Ae chromosome C8, Da-Ae, whole genome shotgun sequence genome encodes:
- the LOC106415650 gene encoding putative chloride channel-like protein CLC-g isoform X3, with protein sequence MPDSTTEDSVAVALLPSLRHATNSSSQVAIVGSNLCPVESLDYEIAENDFFKQDWRARSKTQIFQYVFMKWLLCFFVGIIVSLIGFTNNLAVENLAGVKFVVTSNMMLAGRYSMGFFVFTVTNLLLTLFASVITAFVAPAAAGSGIPEVKAYLNGVDAPEIFSLRTLLVKIIGNISAVSGSLLIGKAGPMVHTGACVASILGQGGSKRYGLTWRWLRYFNNDRDRRDLVTCGSAAGIAASFRAPVGGVLFALEEMSSWWRSALLWRIFFSTAVVAIVLRALIDVCLSGKCGLFGKGGLIVFDVYSENASYHLGDVLPVLLLGFVGGILGSIYNFLLEKVLRAYNYIYEKGVAWKIILACAISIFTSCLLFGLPFLASCQPCPADALEECPTIGRSGNFKKYQCPPGHYNDLASLIFNTNDDAIKNLFSKNTDFEFHYLSVLVFFITCFFLSILSYGIVAPAGLFVPVIVTGASYGRFVGMLLGSKNLNDGLYAVLGAASFLGGSMRMTVSLCVILLELTNNLLLLPMMMVVLLISKTVADAFNANIYNLIMKIKGFPYLHSHVEPYMRQLTVGDVVTGPLQVFKGIEKIETIVHVLKTTNHNGFPVVDGPPLAPASVLYGLILRDHILTLLKKRVFLSSPVAFDSNTLAQFKADEFAKKGSGRGDRIEDVELSEEELNMYLDLHPFSNASPYTVLETMSLAKALVLFREVGLRHILVIPKSSNMRGRTD encoded by the exons ATGCCGGATTCCACGACGGAGGATTCCGTGGCCGTTGCGCTACTCCCTTCCCTCCGTCACGCAACCAACTCTTCCTCTCAAGTCGCCATCGTCGGCTCCAACCTCTGCCCAGTGGAAAGCCTCGATTACGA GATCGCGGAGAATGATTTCTTCAAGCAGGACTGGAGAGCTCGTAGCAAGACGCAGATCTTCCAATACGTGTTCATGAAGTGGCTTCTCTGTTTCTTCGTCGGAATCATTGTTAGTCTCATCGGTTTCACCAACAACCTCGCCGTGGAGAATCTCGCCGGCGTTAAGTTCGTCGTCACTTCTAACATGATGTTAGCCGGAAG GTACAGCATGGGCTTCTTTGTTTTCACTGTTACAAACCTGCTTCTCACTCTCTTTGCCTCCGTGATCACCGCTTTTGTTGCCCCTGCTGCTGCTGGTTCCGGTATACCTGAAGTCAAGGCTTATCTGAACGGTGTTGATGCACCTGAGATATTCTCACTCCGCACTTTGCTTGTGAAG ATCATTGGGAACATATCTGCAGTGTCGGGGTCTCTTCTCATTGGTAAGGCGGGGCCTATGGTGCACACTGGTGCCTGCGTTGCCTCCATTCTTGGTCAGGGCGGCTCTAAAAGATATGGCTTGACTTGGAGGTGGCTTCGGTATTTCAACAATGATAGGGACCGAAGAGATCTTGTTACTTGTGGTTCAGCTGCTGGTATTGCTGCCTCCTTTCGTGCTCCCGTAGGTGGTGTCCTCTTCGCCCTTGAGGAGATGTCGTCTTGGTGGAGGAGTGCGCTTTTATGGAGAATCTTCTTTTCAACGGCTGTTGTGGCGATCGTTCTCAGGGCTCTAATCGATGTGTGCTTAAGTGGAAAGTGCGGGTTATTTGGTAAAGGAGGGTTGATAGTGTTTGATGTCTATTCAGAAAATGCATCATATCATTTAGGGGATGTACTTCCTGTTCTTCTCCTTGGATTTGTCGGTGGTATTTTAGGAAGCATTTATAACTTTCTCCTCGAGAAGGTTCTTCGAGCTTACAACTACATTTATGA GAAAGGGGTTGCTTGGAAAATCATCCTCGCTTGCGCGATATCAATTTTCACGTCATGCCTTCTTTTCGGATTGCCATTTCTTGCATCATGCCAACCTTGCCCTGCAGATGCCTTAGAGGAGTGCCCTACAATTGGCCGGTCTGGCAACTTTAAGAAATACCAGTGCCCACCCGGTCACTACAACGACCTAGCAAGCCTCATTTTCAACACAAATGACGATGCCATCAAAAACCTTTTCAGCAAAAACACCGACTTTGAGTTCCATTACTTGTCGGTTCTCGTGTTCTTCATCACCTGCTTCTTCCTCAGCATCCTTAGCTACGGCATTGTTGCTCCGGCGGGGCTGTTTGTACCGGTTATCGTAACGGGAGCGTCTTATGGACGGTTTGTAGGGATGCTGCTCGGTTCAAAAAATCTGAACGATGGTCTATATGCTGTGCTCGGCGCTGCGTCCTTTCTTGGCGGATCAATGAGGATGACTGTTTCCTTGTGTGTTATTCTCCTTGAGCTGACTAATAATCTGCTTCTTCTACCTATGATGATGGTGGtcctcttgatttcgaaaacagTTGCTGATGCTTTCAATGCCAACATCTATAACCTCATCATGAAGATAAAAGGGTTTCCGTACCTCCACAGCCATGTAGAGCCTTACATGAGGCAGCTTACAGTTGGTGATGTAGTTACAGGACCGCTACAAGTCTTCAAGGGCATCGAGAAAATCGAGACTATTGTACACGTTCTCAAAACCACCAATCACAATGGCTTCCCTGTGGTTGATGGGCCACCACTCGCTCCAGCTTCTGTTCTGTACGGTCTAATCCTCAGGGATCATATTCTTACTTTGCTAAAGAAACGAGTGTTCTTATCTAGTCCAGTGGCTTTTGACTCCAATACACTTGCTCAGTTCAAGGCAGATGAGTTTGCGAAGAAGGGTTCAGGGAGGGGTGATAGGATAGAGGATGTGGAATTAAGCGAGGAAGAATTGAATATGTATTTGGATTTACACCCGTTCTCTAATGCTTCTCCTTACACTGTTTTGGAAACGATGTCACTCGCAAAGGCTCTTGTCCTCTTCCGTGAAGTTGGCCTAAGGCACATACTGGTCATACCAAAATCATCCAAT ATGCGAGGGAGAACAGATTAG
- the LOC106415650 gene encoding putative chloride channel-like protein CLC-g isoform X2, with protein sequence MPDSTTEDSVAVALLPSLRHATNSSSQVAIVGSNLCPVESLDYEIAENDFFKQDWRARSKTQIFQYVFMKWLLCFFVGIIVSLIGFTNNLAVENLAGVKFVVTSNMMLAGRYSMGFFVFTVTNLLLTLFASVITAFVAPAAAGSGIPEVKAYLNGVDAPEIFSLRTLLVKIIGNISAVSGSLLIGKAGPMVHTGACVASILGQGGSKRYGLTWRWLRYFNNDRDRRDLVTCGSAAGIAASFRAPVGGVLFALEEMSSWWRSALLWRIFFSTAVVAIVLRALIDVCLSGKCGLFGKGGLIVFDVYSENASYHLGDVLPVLLLGFVGGILGSIYNFLLEKVLRAYNYIYEKGVAWKIILACAISIFTSCLLFGLPFLASCQPCPADALEECPTIGRSGNFKKYQCPPGHYNDLASLIFNTNDDAIKNLFSKNTDFEFHYLSVLVFFITCFFLSILSYGIVAPAGLFVPVIVTGASYGRFVGMLLGSKNLNDGLYAVLGAASFLGGSMRMTVSLCVILLELTNNLLLLPMMMVVLLISKTVADAFNANIYNLIMKIKGFPYLHSHVEPYMRQLTVGDVVTGPLQVFKGIEKIETIVHVLKTTNHNGFPVVDGPPLAPASVLYGLILRDHILTLLKKRVFLSSPVAFDSNTLAQFKADEFAKKGSGRGDRIEDVELSEEELNMYLDLHPFSNASPYTVLETMSLAKALVLFREVGLRHILVIPKSSNIFGLYKTLGTL encoded by the exons ATGCCGGATTCCACGACGGAGGATTCCGTGGCCGTTGCGCTACTCCCTTCCCTCCGTCACGCAACCAACTCTTCCTCTCAAGTCGCCATCGTCGGCTCCAACCTCTGCCCAGTGGAAAGCCTCGATTACGA GATCGCGGAGAATGATTTCTTCAAGCAGGACTGGAGAGCTCGTAGCAAGACGCAGATCTTCCAATACGTGTTCATGAAGTGGCTTCTCTGTTTCTTCGTCGGAATCATTGTTAGTCTCATCGGTTTCACCAACAACCTCGCCGTGGAGAATCTCGCCGGCGTTAAGTTCGTCGTCACTTCTAACATGATGTTAGCCGGAAG GTACAGCATGGGCTTCTTTGTTTTCACTGTTACAAACCTGCTTCTCACTCTCTTTGCCTCCGTGATCACCGCTTTTGTTGCCCCTGCTGCTGCTGGTTCCGGTATACCTGAAGTCAAGGCTTATCTGAACGGTGTTGATGCACCTGAGATATTCTCACTCCGCACTTTGCTTGTGAAG ATCATTGGGAACATATCTGCAGTGTCGGGGTCTCTTCTCATTGGTAAGGCGGGGCCTATGGTGCACACTGGTGCCTGCGTTGCCTCCATTCTTGGTCAGGGCGGCTCTAAAAGATATGGCTTGACTTGGAGGTGGCTTCGGTATTTCAACAATGATAGGGACCGAAGAGATCTTGTTACTTGTGGTTCAGCTGCTGGTATTGCTGCCTCCTTTCGTGCTCCCGTAGGTGGTGTCCTCTTCGCCCTTGAGGAGATGTCGTCTTGGTGGAGGAGTGCGCTTTTATGGAGAATCTTCTTTTCAACGGCTGTTGTGGCGATCGTTCTCAGGGCTCTAATCGATGTGTGCTTAAGTGGAAAGTGCGGGTTATTTGGTAAAGGAGGGTTGATAGTGTTTGATGTCTATTCAGAAAATGCATCATATCATTTAGGGGATGTACTTCCTGTTCTTCTCCTTGGATTTGTCGGTGGTATTTTAGGAAGCATTTATAACTTTCTCCTCGAGAAGGTTCTTCGAGCTTACAACTACATTTATGA GAAAGGGGTTGCTTGGAAAATCATCCTCGCTTGCGCGATATCAATTTTCACGTCATGCCTTCTTTTCGGATTGCCATTTCTTGCATCATGCCAACCTTGCCCTGCAGATGCCTTAGAGGAGTGCCCTACAATTGGCCGGTCTGGCAACTTTAAGAAATACCAGTGCCCACCCGGTCACTACAACGACCTAGCAAGCCTCATTTTCAACACAAATGACGATGCCATCAAAAACCTTTTCAGCAAAAACACCGACTTTGAGTTCCATTACTTGTCGGTTCTCGTGTTCTTCATCACCTGCTTCTTCCTCAGCATCCTTAGCTACGGCATTGTTGCTCCGGCGGGGCTGTTTGTACCGGTTATCGTAACGGGAGCGTCTTATGGACGGTTTGTAGGGATGCTGCTCGGTTCAAAAAATCTGAACGATGGTCTATATGCTGTGCTCGGCGCTGCGTCCTTTCTTGGCGGATCAATGAGGATGACTGTTTCCTTGTGTGTTATTCTCCTTGAGCTGACTAATAATCTGCTTCTTCTACCTATGATGATGGTGGtcctcttgatttcgaaaacagTTGCTGATGCTTTCAATGCCAACATCTATAACCTCATCATGAAGATAAAAGGGTTTCCGTACCTCCACAGCCATGTAGAGCCTTACATGAGGCAGCTTACAGTTGGTGATGTAGTTACAGGACCGCTACAAGTCTTCAAGGGCATCGAGAAAATCGAGACTATTGTACACGTTCTCAAAACCACCAATCACAATGGCTTCCCTGTGGTTGATGGGCCACCACTCGCTCCAGCTTCTGTTCTGTACGGTCTAATCCTCAGGGATCATATTCTTACTTTGCTAAAGAAACGAGTGTTCTTATCTAGTCCAGTGGCTTTTGACTCCAATACACTTGCTCAGTTCAAGGCAGATGAGTTTGCGAAGAAGGGTTCAGGGAGGGGTGATAGGATAGAGGATGTGGAATTAAGCGAGGAAGAATTGAATATGTATTTGGATTTACACCCGTTCTCTAATGCTTCTCCTTACACTGTTTTGGAAACGATGTCACTCGCAAAGGCTCTTGTCCTCTTCCGTGAAGTTGGCCTAAGGCACATACTGGTCATACCAAAATCATCCAAT ATTTTTGGGCTTTACAAGACTTTGGGGACTCTATAG
- the LOC106415650 gene encoding putative chloride channel-like protein CLC-g isoform X1 codes for MPDSTTEDSVAVALLPSLRHATNSSSQVAIVGSNLCPVESLDYEIAENDFFKQDWRARSKTQIFQYVFMKWLLCFFVGIIVSLIGFTNNLAVENLAGVKFVVTSNMMLAGRYSMGFFVFTVTNLLLTLFASVITAFVAPAAAGSGIPEVKAYLNGVDAPEIFSLRTLLVKIIGNISAVSGSLLIGKAGPMVHTGACVASILGQGGSKRYGLTWRWLRYFNNDRDRRDLVTCGSAAGIAASFRAPVGGVLFALEEMSSWWRSALLWRIFFSTAVVAIVLRALIDVCLSGKCGLFGKGGLIVFDVYSENASYHLGDVLPVLLLGFVGGILGSIYNFLLEKVLRAYNYIYEKGVAWKIILACAISIFTSCLLFGLPFLASCQPCPADALEECPTIGRSGNFKKYQCPPGHYNDLASLIFNTNDDAIKNLFSKNTDFEFHYLSVLVFFITCFFLSILSYGIVAPAGLFVPVIVTGASYGRFVGMLLGSKNLNDGLYAVLGAASFLGGSMRMTVSLCVILLELTNNLLLLPMMMVVLLISKTVADAFNANIYNLIMKIKGFPYLHSHVEPYMRQLTVGDVVTGPLQVFKGIEKIETIVHVLKTTNHNGFPVVDGPPLAPASVLYGLILRDHILTLLKKRVFLSSPVAFDSNTLAQFKADEFAKKGSGRGDRIEDVELSEEELNMYLDLHPFSNASPYTVLETMSLAKALVLFREVGLRHILVIPKSSNRPPLVGILTRHDFMPEHILGLRPTLSRSRWKRLRIRLPFLS; via the exons ATGCCGGATTCCACGACGGAGGATTCCGTGGCCGTTGCGCTACTCCCTTCCCTCCGTCACGCAACCAACTCTTCCTCTCAAGTCGCCATCGTCGGCTCCAACCTCTGCCCAGTGGAAAGCCTCGATTACGA GATCGCGGAGAATGATTTCTTCAAGCAGGACTGGAGAGCTCGTAGCAAGACGCAGATCTTCCAATACGTGTTCATGAAGTGGCTTCTCTGTTTCTTCGTCGGAATCATTGTTAGTCTCATCGGTTTCACCAACAACCTCGCCGTGGAGAATCTCGCCGGCGTTAAGTTCGTCGTCACTTCTAACATGATGTTAGCCGGAAG GTACAGCATGGGCTTCTTTGTTTTCACTGTTACAAACCTGCTTCTCACTCTCTTTGCCTCCGTGATCACCGCTTTTGTTGCCCCTGCTGCTGCTGGTTCCGGTATACCTGAAGTCAAGGCTTATCTGAACGGTGTTGATGCACCTGAGATATTCTCACTCCGCACTTTGCTTGTGAAG ATCATTGGGAACATATCTGCAGTGTCGGGGTCTCTTCTCATTGGTAAGGCGGGGCCTATGGTGCACACTGGTGCCTGCGTTGCCTCCATTCTTGGTCAGGGCGGCTCTAAAAGATATGGCTTGACTTGGAGGTGGCTTCGGTATTTCAACAATGATAGGGACCGAAGAGATCTTGTTACTTGTGGTTCAGCTGCTGGTATTGCTGCCTCCTTTCGTGCTCCCGTAGGTGGTGTCCTCTTCGCCCTTGAGGAGATGTCGTCTTGGTGGAGGAGTGCGCTTTTATGGAGAATCTTCTTTTCAACGGCTGTTGTGGCGATCGTTCTCAGGGCTCTAATCGATGTGTGCTTAAGTGGAAAGTGCGGGTTATTTGGTAAAGGAGGGTTGATAGTGTTTGATGTCTATTCAGAAAATGCATCATATCATTTAGGGGATGTACTTCCTGTTCTTCTCCTTGGATTTGTCGGTGGTATTTTAGGAAGCATTTATAACTTTCTCCTCGAGAAGGTTCTTCGAGCTTACAACTACATTTATGA GAAAGGGGTTGCTTGGAAAATCATCCTCGCTTGCGCGATATCAATTTTCACGTCATGCCTTCTTTTCGGATTGCCATTTCTTGCATCATGCCAACCTTGCCCTGCAGATGCCTTAGAGGAGTGCCCTACAATTGGCCGGTCTGGCAACTTTAAGAAATACCAGTGCCCACCCGGTCACTACAACGACCTAGCAAGCCTCATTTTCAACACAAATGACGATGCCATCAAAAACCTTTTCAGCAAAAACACCGACTTTGAGTTCCATTACTTGTCGGTTCTCGTGTTCTTCATCACCTGCTTCTTCCTCAGCATCCTTAGCTACGGCATTGTTGCTCCGGCGGGGCTGTTTGTACCGGTTATCGTAACGGGAGCGTCTTATGGACGGTTTGTAGGGATGCTGCTCGGTTCAAAAAATCTGAACGATGGTCTATATGCTGTGCTCGGCGCTGCGTCCTTTCTTGGCGGATCAATGAGGATGACTGTTTCCTTGTGTGTTATTCTCCTTGAGCTGACTAATAATCTGCTTCTTCTACCTATGATGATGGTGGtcctcttgatttcgaaaacagTTGCTGATGCTTTCAATGCCAACATCTATAACCTCATCATGAAGATAAAAGGGTTTCCGTACCTCCACAGCCATGTAGAGCCTTACATGAGGCAGCTTACAGTTGGTGATGTAGTTACAGGACCGCTACAAGTCTTCAAGGGCATCGAGAAAATCGAGACTATTGTACACGTTCTCAAAACCACCAATCACAATGGCTTCCCTGTGGTTGATGGGCCACCACTCGCTCCAGCTTCTGTTCTGTACGGTCTAATCCTCAGGGATCATATTCTTACTTTGCTAAAGAAACGAGTGTTCTTATCTAGTCCAGTGGCTTTTGACTCCAATACACTTGCTCAGTTCAAGGCAGATGAGTTTGCGAAGAAGGGTTCAGGGAGGGGTGATAGGATAGAGGATGTGGAATTAAGCGAGGAAGAATTGAATATGTATTTGGATTTACACCCGTTCTCTAATGCTTCTCCTTACACTGTTTTGGAAACGATGTCACTCGCAAAGGCTCTTGTCCTCTTCCGTGAAGTTGGCCTAAGGCACATACTGGTCATACCAAAATCATCCAAT CGACCTCCACTGGTGGGTATATTGACAAGGCATGACTTCATGCCAGAACATATACTAGGCCTGCGTCCAACCTTGTCTAGAAGCAGGTGGAAAAGGCTTCGGATTCGGCTGCCTTTCCTCTCGTAA